From Thermococcus sp., one genomic window encodes:
- the msrA gene encoding peptide-methionine (S)-S-oxide reductase MsrA has protein sequence MSREENEPDVAVFAGGCFWCMEEAFERLPGVVDGIAGYTGGFVENPTYELVSTGETGHREAVKVIYDPSEVSYERLLEVFWRNIDPTDPYGQFADRGEQYRTAIFYLNEGQRELAEESKRRLELAGIFDEPIATEILPAKEFYPAEKYHQSYYLAFSEHYKRYKLYSGRLGFIKSVWEKNAHFHLFPERERYWLGWAKPSASELKNSLTPLQYAVTQLGMTEPAFQNEYWNHYEEGIYVDVVSGEPLFSSLDKFDSGTGWPSFTKPLEEWAVVEAKGCESFLCGREVRSRFADSHLGHVFEEPTPTGRRYCINSASLRFIKREELERYGYVAYEELFK, from the coding sequence ATGAGCCGAGAAGAAAATGAACCTGACGTTGCCGTCTTTGCGGGCGGCTGCTTCTGGTGCATGGAGGAGGCCTTCGAGAGGCTTCCCGGAGTGGTTGATGGCATCGCTGGCTATACCGGTGGCTTCGTTGAGAATCCGACCTATGAACTGGTCTCAACCGGTGAAACCGGCCATCGCGAGGCAGTTAAGGTCATTTACGACCCCTCAGAAGTCTCCTACGAGAGGCTCCTCGAAGTCTTCTGGAGGAACATAGATCCAACCGACCCCTACGGCCAGTTCGCCGACAGGGGCGAGCAGTACAGAACGGCGATTTTCTACCTGAATGAGGGGCAGAGGGAGCTGGCTGAAGAATCGAAGAGAAGGCTTGAGCTTGCGGGAATCTTTGATGAACCGATAGCGACGGAGATACTTCCCGCTAAAGAGTTTTATCCGGCCGAAAAATACCATCAGAGCTATTATCTGGCCTTTTCAGAGCACTACAAACGCTACAAGCTCTACTCCGGAAGGTTGGGCTTCATAAAGTCCGTCTGGGAGAAAAACGCTCATTTCCATCTCTTTCCGGAGAGGGAGCGCTACTGGCTCGGATGGGCCAAGCCCTCAGCTTCAGAGCTGAAGAACTCCCTAACTCCCCTACAGTACGCGGTAACACAGCTTGGAATGACGGAACCTGCCTTCCAGAACGAATACTGGAACCATTATGAGGAGGGCATCTACGTAGATGTGGTTTCCGGTGAGCCGCTCTTCAGCTCCCTCGACAAGTTTGACTCAGGAACGGGGTGGCCGAGCTTTACGAAACCCCTTGAGGAGTGGGCGGTAGTTGAGGCAAAAGGGTGCGAGAGCTTCCTCTGCGGGAGAGAGGTAAGGAGTCGCTTCGCAGATTCACACCTCGGTCACGTCTTTGAAGAGCCGACACCTACGGGGAGGCGCTATTGTATAAACTCCGCTTCGCTGAGGTTCATCAAAAGGGAAGAACTAGAGAGGTACGGCTACGTTGCTTATGAGGAGCTTTTCAAATAA
- a CDS encoding DUF302 domain-containing protein has product MYRYRRKLSLGLKEAEEKFKAKLEEKGYKVVLEFTPSDVVRTKVGVDMEPYRILWVCNPKIFYEMTKKDYEIGSFAPCPVLFYRKDGETYVAINTADDILEIIKEPLEVVRGVIEEL; this is encoded by the coding sequence ATGTACAGGTACAGGAGGAAACTCAGCCTGGGCCTCAAGGAGGCCGAGGAGAAGTTTAAGGCGAAGCTTGAGGAGAAGGGCTACAAGGTTGTGCTTGAGTTTACCCCAAGTGACGTCGTCAGGACCAAGGTCGGTGTCGATATGGAGCCCTACAGGATTCTCTGGGTCTGCAATCCAAAGATATTCTACGAGATGACCAAGAAGGACTACGAGATAGGCTCCTTTGCACCGTGCCCGGTGCTCTTCTACCGGAAGGACGGCGAGACCTACGTTGCCATAAACACCGCCGACGACATACTGGAGATCATCAAGGAACCCCTTGAGGTCGTCAGGGGAGTCATAGAGGAGCTCTGA
- a CDS encoding cytochrome c biogenesis protein CcdA, with amino-acid sequence MKGVRRALLMLVVLSLLIPLVSAGTAKYGNLSFHDVTTEKELRELVSSNGGRYFFVFYHSESCPACQYMKTSVFPTTTAEKALNGFVLVSVDVYKSRPITTLRYKVYSPVIVIQPDNAGYYRPKTPGEEISGGVPGTPTMVVFKAVNGTMVLKGVAVGALNPDGLAYFLEKATEGEEPQATTQPSGQKPQTEDLSGNPSGKSNLGLSVLLPIFSAGIVSVFSPCVLPVIVGTLSLTFARRKVEAIIAGMVASFALLGALVGNLGSYASQIRGALYLIGGIGFTVIGASFVSERVSVRLERLLSFSPSDRVAGKKGIAYDFALGSALGATWLGCIAPYVGFAVITAALSGDTLSGVIVMGTYGLGMGLTVYLLTASKDLGEWVNRKLLSGRLSLSGRSRARWEQALGVILILLGLLMLTELTPLKLWSSLFESLSTI; translated from the coding sequence GTGAAAGGAGTGCGCAGGGCGCTTTTAATGCTGGTAGTCCTATCGCTTCTCATACCGCTGGTCAGCGCGGGAACCGCCAAATACGGCAACCTGTCTTTTCATGACGTCACGACCGAAAAGGAACTCCGTGAGCTTGTCTCCTCGAACGGAGGGAGATACTTCTTCGTATTTTACCACTCCGAGAGCTGTCCCGCCTGCCAGTACATGAAAACGAGTGTCTTCCCAACTACCACAGCTGAAAAGGCCCTTAACGGGTTCGTACTTGTCTCGGTGGACGTTTACAAAAGCCGCCCGATAACGACGCTCCGGTATAAGGTTTACAGCCCGGTGATAGTCATCCAGCCGGACAACGCCGGCTACTACAGACCCAAAACGCCCGGAGAGGAGATAAGCGGCGGCGTTCCGGGAACGCCAACCATGGTCGTTTTCAAGGCCGTTAACGGGACCATGGTTCTGAAGGGGGTAGCGGTAGGCGCTCTGAACCCCGATGGATTAGCATACTTCCTGGAGAAAGCTACTGAAGGGGAGGAACCTCAGGCCACCACTCAGCCCAGTGGACAAAAGCCCCAGACGGAGGACCTTTCAGGAAACCCCAGCGGGAAGAGCAACCTCGGCCTGTCCGTACTCCTGCCCATATTCTCAGCCGGGATCGTCAGCGTCTTCTCACCCTGTGTTCTGCCCGTCATAGTTGGCACGCTCTCCCTCACATTCGCTAGGAGGAAGGTCGAGGCAATAATAGCAGGGATGGTGGCTTCCTTTGCCCTGCTTGGTGCCCTCGTCGGCAACCTTGGTTCCTACGCCTCCCAGATACGGGGGGCGCTCTACCTCATCGGTGGGATCGGCTTTACTGTTATAGGCGCGAGCTTCGTGAGCGAGCGCGTTAGTGTGAGACTCGAAAGGCTCCTCAGCTTCTCCCCCTCCGACAGAGTGGCTGGGAAGAAGGGCATAGCTTACGACTTCGCCCTCGGCTCGGCGTTGGGGGCGACCTGGCTCGGGTGCATTGCCCCCTACGTCGGCTTCGCGGTGATAACCGCCGCCCTGAGCGGGGACACGCTGAGCGGGGTCATCGTCATGGGCACCTACGGCCTCGGAATGGGGCTAACGGTTTACCTGCTGACAGCATCGAAGGATCTCGGGGAGTGGGTGAACAGGAAGCTCCTCTCCGGAAGGCTCTCCCTGAGCGGAAGGAGCAGGGCAAGGTGGGAGCAAGCTCTTGGGGTGATCCTGATACTTCTTGGCCTGCTGATGCTGACCGAGCTCACGCCGCTCAAACTCTGGAGCTCCCTATTCGAATCGCTCTCAACAATTTGA